A stretch of Lactuca sativa cultivar Salinas chromosome 6, Lsat_Salinas_v11, whole genome shotgun sequence DNA encodes these proteins:
- the LOC111894189 gene encoding glutamate receptor 1.2: protein MQSSVGKVVHRCIIMAISDFYAANPHYRTRIVFKTRDTKGEPLRALSSALDLLEDTELQAIIGPESIEARFLEVLEHKANIPVLSFSTSPFSNQSPYLLQIAQDETTQFNGIASMLESFKTTNVILIVVDTGNGREMATYIVSAFQKKNIYVTYTFLMSTSANNEQVREELRKLQTMKAMVFIVHLPPSLAADLFFRAKELGMMSEGYMWILTSKTTNLLDSMDSEAIKSMQGVVGFKSYFPASRELHNLVSKLRKEHYTLNPYIEFKELDYNGIWAYDAVYALAMAVEREQTSELSSKDNSSAINGVSLLNHMLSITFHGLGGEFKLVNGRSISKAMEVVNVIGKGDRRLGFLMTTGEFVKEIEKPNSYSNHGLESIMWPGGTTILPKRRSLQTNGKKLRIMFPSSSRFPNLAKLNVDPRTNLSSVSGFSGDVFTAAFNALGYGVEVDVTPFNHRDITYSAVIDKIAGKEYDAAVGDFTITANRSIYVDFTLPFSDLGTATVARNAKKSMWIFLDPFSNGLWITSACFFLFLGFVIWFIEHPTNEEFQGSRRQQLGTTLWFAFSTLVYAHREKLQNNLSRFVFIVWVLVVLVLTSSYTATLSSVLTLQQIGMKDISTGLEGLSPLGGVAFDKLKVFNANLSKIYTAKDYARVLTSGGVDVVVAEIPYIKSNLALYSAADFSLIKTASTTNGFGFAFQKGSTLAREMSTQIARMREDGTLKAFEDKWLKRQSAVMSTEFSSPSPKVLDIYGLRGLFLISGVSMVLALLLSIIHLVREKIMMKKWRCILRRSVDIQVHDLSDEESTI from the exons ATGCAATCATCGGTAGGGAAGGTCGTCCATCGTTGTATTATCATGGCTATTTCTGACTTTTACGCAGCCAATCCTCACTACAGAACAAGGATCGTTTTCAAGACCAGGGATACCAAAGGAGAACCACTTCGTGCCTTGTCTTCTG CTCTAGATCTTTTGGAAGACACTGAATTGCAAGCGataattggtccagaatcaatcgaAGCAAGATTCTTGGAGGTTTTGGAACACAAGGCTAACATTCCGGTTCTTTCATTTTCCACTAGTCCTTTTTCAAATCAGAGCCCTTATCTTCTTCAAATCGCACAAGATGAAACTACTCAGTTCAACGGCATTGCTTCCATGTTGGAATCTTTTAAAACCACGAATGTGATCTTGATAGTTGTAGACACTGGAAATGGGAGAGAAATGGCTACATATATTGTAAGTgcgtttcaaaagaaaaacatatacGTTACTTATACTTTCCTAATGTCAACCTCTGCCAACAATGAACAAGTCAGGGAAGAGCTTCGAAAGCTTCAAACTATGAAAGCCATGGTGTTTATCGTGCATTTGCCGCCTTCTCTAGCGGCTGATCTCTTCTTCAGGGCAAAAGAGCTGGGCATGATGAGTGaaggatacatgtggatcctaaCAAGTAAGACTACCAACTTGTTGGACTCCATGGATTCTGAAGCAATCAAATCAATGCAAGGAGTTGTGGGTTTCAAATCGTATTTTCCAGCATCAAGGGAGCTTCACAACTTAGTTTCAAAATTGAGAAAGGAACATTATACTTTGAACCCTTATATAGAGTTCAAAGAGCTTGATTATAATGGTATATGGGCATATGATGCAGTTTATGCACTAGCCATGGCTGTTGAGAGGGAACAAACTTCAGAATTATCTTCAAAAGACAACTCGAGTGCTATTAATGGCGTATCACTTCTAAATCATATGTTAAGCATTACTTTCCATGGATTAGGTGGTGAGTTCAAGCTTGTGAATGGGAGAAGCATCTCCAAAGCCATGGAAGTTGTAAATGTTATAGGTAAAGGTGATAGGAGACTCGGGTTCTTGATGACTACTGGTGAGTTTGTTAAAGAAATAGAGAAACCAAATTCATATTCAAATCATGGCCTGGAAAGTATCATGTGGCCAGGTGGAACTACAATCTTACCAAAACGTAGGTCGCTACAAACTAATGGCAAGAAGCTGAGAATTATGTTTCCAAGTTCCAGTAGATTCCCGAATTTAGCAAAACTGAACGTTGATCCAAGAACAAATCTATCGTCTGTTAGCGGCTTCTCTGGGGATGTTTTCACTGCAGCTTTTAACGCCTTAGGCTATGGAGTAGAGGTTGATGTTACTCCATTCAATCATAGGGATATAACTTACAGTGCTGTAATCGACAAAATCGCGGGTAAG GAATATGATGCTGCGGTTGGGGATTTCACAATCACAGCAAATAGATCTATCTATGTCGACTTCACATTGCCCTTCTCTGATCTGGGAACAGCCACAGTAGCGCGAAACGCCAAGAAGAGTATGTGGATCTTCTTAGATCCTTTTAGTAATGGTCTTTGGATCACAAGTGCTTGTTTCTTTCTCTTTTTGGGGTTTGTCATTTGGTTTATCGAACATCCTACAAATGAAGAATTTCAAGGTTCACGAAGACAGCAACTAGGAACAACCCTTTGGTTTGCCTTTTCCACCCTTGTTTATGCTCATA GGGAGAAGCTGCAAAATAATCTATCAAGATTTGTGTTTATTGTTTGGGTTCTCGTAGTGCTTGTGCTCACGTCAAGTTACACTGCAACGTTGAGTTCAGTTTTAACGTTACAACAAATTGGAATGAAGGATATCTCTACTGGACTCGAAGGTCTTTCGCCCCTAGGGGGAGTTGCCTTTGACAAACTGAAAGTTTTCAATGCCAATTTGTCGAAAATATATACAGCCAAGGATTACGCTAGAGTGTTAACAAGTGGAGGCGTAGATGTAGTCGTCGCTGAGATCCCCTATATCAAATCAAACCTTGCATTGTATTCGGCTGCTGACTTCTCCTTGATCAAAACAGCATCAACCACCAATGGTTTCGGCTTT GCGTTCCAAAAAGGCTCTACGTTGGCAAGAGAGATGTCGACACAAATAGCGAGGATGCGTGAAGATGGGACATTGAAAGCATTCGAAGATAAATGGTTAAAGCGTCAATCTGCAGTGATGTCAACAGAGTTTTCTTCCCCTTCACCAAAAGTATTggatatttatgggcttagaggTCTCTTTCTCATCAGTGGTGTGTCGATGGTATTGGCCCTTTTGTTGTCGATCATTCATCTTGTTCGTGAAAAAATTATGATGAAGAAATGGAGGTGCATCTTACGAAGATCTGTTGACATTCAAGTACACGATCTAAGTGATGAGGAATCAACtatctga